cagaggcaggcagatttctgagttcgaggccagcctggtctacaaagtgagttccaggacagccacggctatacagagaaaccctgtctcaaaaaaaacaaaaaaaaaaaaaaaaagaaagaaagaaaagaaaagaaaagaaaagaaaagaaaagaaaagaaaagaaaagaaaagaaaagaaaccaagcagAGCGGCTTTAAAGCATGGAGCCATCTCAGGCAACACAACAGCTCCACCCCTGGATATTTtcacaaatgaaaatgtatagtCTCAAAAAAGTCACACAAAAATGTTCTTggcaagtggatgctcacatcagctattggatggaacacagggcccccaatggaggagctagagaaaatacctaaggagctgaaggggtctgcaaccctataggtggaacaacaatatgaactaaccagtaccccctgagctcttttctctagctgcatatgtagcagaagatggcctaatcggccatcactaggaagagaggccccttggtcttgcaaactttatatgccccagtacaggggaacaccaggaccaagaagtgggagtgggtggggaggggagcagggggtggggagggtataggggactttcgggatagtatttgaaatgtaaatgaagtaaatacctaataaaaaattggaaaaaaaaatgttcttggcAGCATTCTGCAACAGCCAAACCGTGGAAACATTTCCAACATCTATCAACTTCTTGACAAATAAATTCATGGTGTGACCATAGAATGCAGGACAAAGAAATGCCGGCATGGGTAGGGTTTGGAAACATTAAGCCCCACAGTGAATGGAGCCAGTCACAGAGCATCTCTAATTTTAGGATTCCATTTGTCTGAAGCGTCTAGACAGCCACTCTCGGGCTCCGGACAGATGTCCTCCAGCAGGAGCAGGGCTCTCCAGGAGACTCAGACTGGAGTTCTTCTTGGAGCACAACTTCTTGCGCAGGTACATGGAGAAGAACCTGCGTACCCTTAACTTCTTCATGCCCAGTTCCATCGCCCCTCGCCCAGCTGCCAGGAGCCACAGGGCCGGTAGGCGCACATCCCAGGCTGGCAGACATGCGCGCCAGGCTGCAAGCACAAAGGGCAGGTCACGCTGGCCACCAGGCCAGCCCCAGGATCACTCCCGCTGTGTCTTTGCTTCCGGCCAGGAGTACCAGTTCCCGGCAACCTCTGAtttgatctttctttttattattatcatcatcatcatcatcatcatcatcattattattattattttagatattttcttcatttacatcatAAATCTCAGTGATAGTTTTCTTATCTTGCTGCTTCTCAGATTTCAGTTCTTGGAGTTCCTTAAAACTGTGTCACTTTGATGAAAGTATCTTTATGCTTTGCTTGTCTGGAGACTCTTCCTCTGTAACACATACAGCATGAGAAACACAGTAAACATGAGAAACACAGTAAACCTAAAAGAGCACCGAGAAAAATGGCATCCCCTGCATCCTCATCTTTCACTCAACTGGTTTGAAAACATCCATTATTTCTGCCAGAAATGATTTGAGTACATCCTGTCAAGTAAAAGGCCAACCTCCTGGTAACTTctgtgtgatggctaatcttggttgccaacttgacatacTTGAGAAGCAAGAACTCCAGTTGAGGAACTGATTCATAAGATTAGTCTATGACATGACTTCAGAGAATTTTTCTTGGTTGCTAATTGAGATAAGAGGGCCCAACTCACTGTGGCGATATATTTGGGCAGATGGTCTGAGCTGTATATAAAAGGTAGCTGAATATGCCAGAGGAAGCAAACTAGTAAATAACATTGCTTGATTGGTTTCTGATTGAGGCTCCTGTCTGAGCTTTTCTCAGTAATGGACTAACCTATAAACTAAATTAACCCTTCATTCCACAAGTTGTATTTGctcagtgtcttatcacagcagcagagaagcaaACTAGGGCACTTGTTTGGCTATACCTTGGCTATCATGGTATTCTTCAAGGATATTTGGGTGAGAAAAGGCAATAGAAATGCCttataagttttaaaattctgcCCATTGTTTCATATTCTATGACCTCTTTGTTGACGATTCCCTTCTTCTCTGTAATGAACACTTTCATTCCTAGTGTAACAAAAATGATCTGAATCTCATAGCAAAAACAAGATTCCTCCACTCAGATACAGTGGCAGGCCCTTTAGACCTATATGTAATTTCCTTTAAGTTATTCAGTGACCATTGTACACTCAAGCATGTAAGTACTATGAGTTTCAGACACCTTACCAGTTTTTACCAGGTGTAAAGGATAAAATGGCacttgtgtttgtgcatgcttgTGAAATATTATCAAGGATATGTGCTTCACACAAGGTCAGAGAGGACAATAGACATATATTCTTGTCCTATTTATCTCTAAATCTCCCTATGCTGGTCTTTGTTATTTCCAGGCACATCTGGAACcaatgtataaacatatatacatacatatatatatatatatatatatatatatatatatatatatatatatatggttccTATACCAAATACAATTTCCATGTGtaaacaaacaattaaacaaaaccacCTAGTTATCAGCCTGCCTGACACATCACCTGCCTCATCACAGACCATTAGCACCCAAGTCCTATGAAGGACAGGGTTCTACTTACTCATTTTCCACATCTTGTATGGAGTCAGGCAGAGGCTGATTCTTGGtctcaggaaggagaaagacaacAAGGCCACCAAGGAAGGGAAGAACCCCATAGATGATCCAGGGCAAGGAGGCAGAGTATGTTCTGAGGATCATAAATAGAGGAGACAGAGCTGACCCAGTACTGCCAGCAATTCCAATGATTCCTAAAGCAGTTGCCCTTGAGcacaaaacaaaatgcagaaaTAACCCCATGAGGATGCACATTTGAAATTTGTGACTTAGCCCTTGCATCAATTACGGAAATAAGCAGTGTATTTAGACATAACAATGTTGATAGTTTTTACACTTGTTTTtcccatttctgtttcatttgatAGTACCTTTTCTCAAGACCACATATTAAAACACTCATTTATCACTTACAAAACAAGATGTGGGAAAAACAAATACTACGCATTTCTCTACTGTGAAAATCCTAGATTATagcttttatgtatatgtgtacatggagTGGAGATATTGATAGAAGCTTGGAAACTCTAGAGGAGACAatgaggggaaagaaaagatCTTAAGTGAAAAAGAAGTTAATGATATAcccacacgcgcacatgcacacacacacacacacacacacacacacgaacatgcacatCTGACCTGAAAGGAAGAGGTGGTAATCAGAGCAATGGGGGTAAACTAGAAGGGAAGTGGGCAAAAGCAGCAGAGCAACCAAAACAGAGTAGATGTGAAAATGTATAATAAACCTATTATTCTTTATGCtaactttttagaatttttttttttagaattgcTTTTGAAAggtaaaaaacacacacacacacacagtaaagtaAATGGTTTCTCATGACTTGTCTTTTCTGAGTTTCAAATATTACATGAGATTAAATTAGTGGTACATGTATATTTAACAGGAACTGACCAAAAGGTAACTTTGAAGAAACTTTGTACATATTTGTTGTTATCACAATCAATTGTTTTAGATAACTAACTATCCAGTCAATGAATGTAAATAAGCTAAGAAGCCAGCaagatgattcagcaggtaaaGTGTTTACCATCAAGCTTGATGACTTGATTtcaaaaggagttacagagacaaagttcaaagcGGAGatggaagaaccatccagagactgccccacctggggatccatcccataaataactaccaaacccagaccctattgcatatgccagcaagattttgctgaagggaccctgatatagtggtcttttgtgaggctatgccagtgcctggcaaatacagaagttgatgctcacagtcatctattggatggaacacagggcccctaaaggaggagctagagaaagtacccaaggagctgaaggggtctgcaaccctataggaaaaacaaaaatgtgaactaagcagtactccccagatctgtgtctctagttgaatatgtagcagagtttggcctagttggtcatcaatgggaggagaggcccttggtcttgcaaagattatatgccccagcacaggggaatgccagggccaggaagcaggagtgtgtgggttggggagcagggtagggggaagaaataagggactttggggatagcatttgaaatgtaaatgaggtcggacatggtggttcatgcctttaatcccagcacttgggagccagagggagacaaatttctgagttccaggccagcctggtctacagagttccaggatagccaagactgcacagagaaaccctgtgtcaaaaaaacaaaaaaagaaagaaagaaagaaatgtaaatgaagaaaatatctaattaataaaaacaatctgtgtctaaacacacacacacacgcacacgcacacgcacacgcacacgcacacacacacaaaagagtagaagagaatcaactcctgaaagttgtcttctgacctccctgggcacaTGGGTAGTAAGCAATAGGTGCATAAACACCTATcatatattcacatgcatatgcacagaaatttttaattaagtaattaagtaattaaaaagTTTATTCTGAGCCTGACAGTGAACCTGAGTCTTGTACCTGATTATAGTAGGAAGTAGCTCATTTGCATGCACAATAGAACAGccagcagaaacaaaagaaaatgctcCTCCCAAAGTTGCCAAAACCATGCGTAGGATCTGCATTTCTAGAGAGAGGAAGACCAAGGAGAATCATGAAATATGAACTATGGATTTTGTACTTCCCAAATCCCCAATGGAAGCCATCCTTTCTGGGGGTGAGTAAAAGTGTAAAATATAATGTAGAGAAAGTGTACAAAGGTAGAATTCCCTCAGTGGCTAGTAAATTGAAGAATGTGACCTATCTTTATACATTAGTTTGTAGGAAATCAAAACTTCTAAACAACTGGATTCATATGCCTTAAATCTCTTGATATTTACTTAAGAAGTAGAAAACTGGGTGAGTTCAGAAGGAGCTTACTTTCATATTTTGTATTCAGTCTCAGCAATTTCTCATGGAGAATGAAGGAATGTTGTGGAGAAGTGACTAAGGACTATGTATTCATTCAGATATTCACAGACAATTGATTTGCAATACTGCAGAATCATGTTATGAAAAGATagaatcaggctggagagatggctcagcggttaaaagcactgactgctcttccagaggtcctgagttcaaatcccagcaaccacatggtgactcaaccatctgtaatgagatctgatgccctcttctggtatgtctgaagatagctacagtgtacttacacataataaataaataaataaatctttgagctgaAGCAAGTGGTGCAGAAGCAAGCATGGCTGGagtaagaaggaagaaaaaaagaatccctACAATGGTGTGCAATCTAAAGATAAGTTTAgtttgaaataatatttcaagACTCAAGAACTGCAGCTAGGAAGCATGTCAGGTTTTTAAAAACCACCCAAGagcaggagggctctcactgcctaagcaggtgagggagccatcttgtgctcTGGGTCGCTCAGGGACCAGTCTGCAAaagtgagagtgtggactgcagaagtgacacagcttctgggacagaccctgttttgggctccagacatccgggcaacttccccaccagaggagaggaggCCACCTGGGAgagctctgtccaccagagcaggtgtgagagccatcttgtgtcctgggtccctcagagactagtctgtgcagaggagacacatcttctggaacaggccccatttcgggcttacatcttcagccaggaggcaagtCTAAAAagcagacctctgtgcaccttccctgcaagaggagagcttgcctgcagagagtaatctgaccactgagacccaagAGAGAGCTAGACTCGCAGGATTGccgacagaggctaacagaaccacaggaggaaaaagcttcaaccagagacaactataacaactaattccAGAGAttacccagcactcccacctcagccagtcctagataccccaacacatccgaaaagcaagactcggatttaaaatcatatctcatgatggtggtagaagattttaagaagggcattaataactcacttaaagaaatacaggagaatactgctaaaccggtagaaacccttaaagaattacaagagaacactgctaaacaggtataaagccttaaagaattacaggaaaacactgctaaacaaatagaagtacttaaagaggaaacacaaaaatcccttaaagaattgcaggaaaacacaaacaaacacgtgatggaattgaacaaaccatccaagatctaaaaagggaagtagaaacaattaagaaaacccaaagtgagacaactctggagatagaaaccctaagaaagaaatcaggagccatagatgccaacatcagcaacagaatacaagagatggaagagagaatctcaggtggagaaAATTCCATAGAGAATATGAACacaacaagcaaagaaaatgcaaaatgcaaaaagataatAGCCCTAAACaataggaaatccaggacacaatgagaagaccaaacctatggataataggagtagatgagaatgaatatttttaacttaaagggccagcaaatatcttcaacaaaattatagaagaaaacttccctaacctaaagaaagagatgcgcatgaacatacaagaagcctacagaactccaaacagactggatcagaaaagaaattcctcctgacacataataatcagaacaacaaatgcactaaataagaatagaatattaaaagcagtaagggggaaaggtcaagtaacatataaaggtggACCTATtacaattacaccagacttctcactagagactatgaaagccagaagatcctggacagatgttatgcagaccttaagagaacacaaatgccagcccaggctactatatccagcaaaactatcaatcaccatagatagagaaaccaatatcccatgataaaaaccaaattcacacaatatatgtccacaaatccagcccttcaaaggataataaaggaaaaacaccacCACTAAGAAACTACAACCTCAaactaaattgagagaaactcaaagcaatcccactaaaatcagggactagataaggctggccactttctccctacctattcaatattgtacttgaagtcctaaNNagagcaatttgacaacaaaaggagatcaaggNgatacaaattggaaaggaagaagtcaatatatcactatttggagatgatatgatagtatatataagtgaccctaaaattccaccagagaactcctaaacctgataaacagcttcagtgcagtagctggatataaaattaactcaagcaaatctgTTAccattctctacacaaaggataaattgtctgagaaagaaattagggtaacaacatccttcacaatagtcacaaataatataaaataccttggtgtgactctaactaaggaagtgaaagatgataggaacttcaagtctctgaagaaagaaattgaagatctcagaagatggaaagatctcccatgcgcatggactggcaggattaatatagtaaaaatggctatcctgccaaaagcaatctacagattcaatgcaatccccatcaaaattccaactcaattcttcactgagttagaaagggcaatttgcaaattcatctNNNNNNNNNNNNNNNNNNNNNNNNNNNNNNNNNNNNNNNNNNNNNNNNNNNNNNNNNNNNNNNNNNNNNNNNNNNNNNNNNNNNNNNNNNNNNNNNNNNNNNNNNNNNNNNNNNNNNNNNNNNNNNNNNNNNNNNNNNNNNNNNNNNNNNNNNNNNNNNNNNNNNNNNNNNNNNNNNNNNNNNNNNNNNNNNNNNNNNNNNNNNNNNNNNNNNNNNNNNNNNNNNNNNNNNNNNNNNNNNNNNNNNNNNNNNNNNNNNNNNNNNNNNNNNNNNNNNNNNNNNNNNNNNNNNNNNNNNNNNNNNNNNNNNNNNNNNNNNNNNNNNNNNNNNNNNNNNNNNNNNNNNNNNNNNNNNNNNNNNNNNNNNNNNNNNNNNNNNNNNNNNNNNNNNNNNNNNNNNNNNNNNNNNNNNNNNNNNNNNNNNNNNNNNNNNNNNNNNNNNNNNNNNNNNNNNNNNNNNNNNNNNNNNNNNNNNNNNNNNNNNNNNNNNNNNNNNNNNNNNNNNNNNNNNNNNNNNNNNNNNNNNNNNNNNNNNNNNNNNNNNNNNNNNNNNNNNNNNNNNNNNNNNNNNNNNNNNNNNNNNNNNNNNNNNNNNNNNNNNNNNNNNNNNNNNNNNNNNNNNNNNNNNNNNNNNNNNNNNNNNNNNNNNNNNNNNNNNNNNNNNNNNNNNNNNNNNNNNNNNNNNNNNNNNNNNNNNNNNNNNNNNNNNNNNNNNNNNNNNNNNNNNNNNNNNNNNNNNNNNNNNNNNNNNNNNNNNNNNNNNNNNNNNNNNNNNNNNNNNNNNNNNNNNNNNNNNNNNNNNNNNNNNNNNNNNNNNNNNNNNNNNNNNNNNNNNNNNNNNNNNNNNNNNNNNNNNNNNNNNNNNNNNNNNNNNNNNNNNNNNNNNNNNNNNNNNNNNNNNNNNNNNNNNNNNNNNNNNNNNNNNNNNNNNNNNNNNNNNNNNNNNNNNNNNNNNNNNNNNNNNNNNNNNNNNNNNNNNNNNNNNNNNNNNNNNNNNNNNNNNNNNNNNNNNNNNNNNNNNNNNNNNNNNNNNNNNNNNNNNNNNNNNNNNNNNNNNNNNNNNNNNNNNNNNNNNNNNNNNNNNNNNNNNNNNNNNNNNNNNNNNNNNNNNNNNNNNNNNNNNNNNNNNNNNNNNNNNNNNNNNNNNNNNNNNNNNNNNNNNNNNNNNNNNNNNNNNNNNNNNNNNNNNNNNNNNNNNNNNNNNNNNNNNNNNNNNNNNNNNNNNNNNNNNNNNNNNNNNNNNNNNNNNNNNNNNNNNNNNNNNNNNNNNNaagatacattttgcaaaacacaaaaaaaccaagaaggaagaccatcgagtggatacttcattcttccttagaataggggacaaaatacccatgaaaggagttacagagacaaagtttggagctaagatgaaaggatggactatccagagactaccccacccagggatccagtccatcatcagccaccaaacccagacactattgcacatgccagcaagattctgctgaagggaccctgatatagtggtctcttgtga
This Mus pahari unplaced genomic scaffold, PAHARI_EIJ_v1.1 scaffold_10360_1, whole genome shotgun sequence DNA region includes the following protein-coding sequences:
- the LOC115063369 gene encoding solute carrier family 22 member 19-like, producing MNLLFVLYRFMVWISLYGLLINFQHLRTNVFLLQCLSGTITIPASFVGIFLVNHLGRRISQLFIICLIGISILAIIFVPQEMQILRMVLATLGGAFSFVSAGCSIVHANELLPTIIRATALGIIGIAGSTGSALSPLFMILRTYSASLPWIIYGVLPFLGGLVVFLLPETKNQPLPDSIQDVENEGRVSRQAKHKDTFIKVTQF